A genomic region of Gossypium hirsutum isolate 1008001.06 chromosome D01, Gossypium_hirsutum_v2.1, whole genome shotgun sequence contains the following coding sequences:
- the LOC107941318 gene encoding uncharacterized protein, with translation MILEFGVSDSGFLFSSRTQLAVHQDKLKLLLMRKCKSLSRQLGRSSSYSSLRSKSAREDLRHYIWDHIRRRTRRNEDGDNDDNDDGHQCYETIYVGSTRKRYVVSSKYLKHPLLDALIERSKQKHGGEDHILVKCEVVLFDHLLWMIENSDPNLILDSLEELTDLYVF, from the exons atgatattgGAATTCGGAGTTTCTGATTCTGGTTTCCTTTTTTCCAGCAGAACGCAACTTGCAGTGCATCAGGACAAACTCAAACTGTTACTCATGAG GAAATGCAAGAGCTTGTCGAGACAACTAGGAAGGTCATCTTCATATAGTAGCTTAAGATCGAAATCGGCTCGAGAAGATCTTCGCCATTATATATGGGATCATATAAGAAGAAGAACAAGGAGGAACGAAGATGGAGataatgatgataatgatgatgggCACCAATGTTACGAAACGATTTATGTCGGGAGTACGAGGAAACGATACGTGGTTAGTTCGAAGTACCTCAAACATCCATTATTGGATGCTTTAATAGAGAGGTCTAAACAAAAGCATGGAGGGGAAGATCACATATTGGTTAAATGTGAGGTAGTTTTGTTTGATCATCTTTTGTGGATGATTGAGAATTCTGATCCAAATCTCATTTTGGATTCATTGGAGGAATTGACTGACCTTTATGTGTTTTGA